Within Thermus sp. CCB_US3_UF1, the genomic segment GCCCCAAGAGCTTCTTCCCGGCTCTCCGCCCCGTACACCCGCCTCAGGTCCTCCGCCAGCAGGCCCCGGTCCCGCGCCCGCACCTGGGACAGGCTCCACCGCACCCCGTGCACCACGCACCGCTGCCATTCCGCCTGAGGGTAGACCCTGCGGATCGCTTCAGGAAGCCCGGGCAGCCCGTCGGTGATGAAGAGCAATACCCGCCGCAGGCCCCGCTGCCAAAGCTCCCCCAGGACCCCCTCCCATCCCAGGGCGCTCTCCGTGGGCAACAGCCAAAACCCCAGGACCCGCCTCTCCCCATTAGGGGCGATGCCCAGGGCCACATACACGCTTTCCCGTACGATCCCTTCTCCTTCCCTGAAGACCTTTAGGGAAAGCCCGTCCAGGTAGACGAAGGCCATCTCCTCGGGCAAAGGCCGGGTGCGGAAGGCTCCTGCCGCCTCCAGGACCTCGTCCGTCAGGGCGCTCAGGGTCTCGTGGGAGTAGCGGTGGCCTAAGAGCAGGCTCAGTATCTCGGCCGCCTTGCGCTGACTGACCCCGGCGGCGTAAAGGGCTACCGCCACTTCCCCCACGTCCACCAGGCGGCGGACGTAGGGCTTAAGGAAAGCCGGGTAATACCGAGATTCCCGATCCCTAGGGACCTTCAGGTCCACCTGGCCGAAGGTGGTCTCCAGCTTGCGGGGGTAGTAGCCGTTCCTGCGGCCTCCGTGCACCTGCAA encodes:
- a CDS encoding IS256-like element ISTth4 family transposase: MFNRGAHLSTRRCPVDQDTLRILLREAVRETVAEVLQTVLELDRTAFLQVHGGRRNGYYPRKLETTFGQVDLKVPRDRESRYYPAFLKPYVRRLVDVGEVAVALYAAGVSQRKAAEILSLLLGHRYSHETLSALTDEVLEAAGAFRTRPLPEEMAFVYLDGLSLKVFREGEGIVRESVYVALGIAPNGERRVLGFWLLPTESALGWEGVLGELWQRGLRRVLLFITDGLPGLPEAIRRVYPQAEWQRCVVHGVRWSLSQVRARDRGLLAEDLRRVYGAESREEALGALEEVKAAWGSRYPGVVGLWVQDSGAFLRFYGYPKVLWPYLRSTNLMERFIREVRRGTKVRDHKFPKEEAVYKLLYLESERQEGRWAERKLKGFSEVKEVLEKMLQERYAPRTQTLTHNS